The following proteins are encoded in a genomic region of Thalassophryne amazonica chromosome 5, fThaAma1.1, whole genome shotgun sequence:
- the LOC117510173 gene encoding alpha-1-antitrypsin-like protein GS55-MS: protein MFCQQKTRPNRKVTMMRAVLCVWILSAPICMGRRHSGTDHDHDPAHPSNTSSLPLFNKANNKFACSLFMKLLAQPESEGKNVFFSPRSVSMALSALATGAKGNTHQQIFSGLFYEKLGLTQKHVDQSFHDSLVFENETSHDVIDEGTAVFVDDNFKVKPEFEESLKKFYFADEFNVDFAKSEEAVNEINKYVNEKTHGKIDQFLTSLSRDTIMYLLSFIYFKGQWKTAFIPENTKEEPFFVNATHQVPVQMMNVIDDFDTHYVDNISTSVLRLPFSDSFSMLLLLPENMAKLEKEALCQHSFTECLQKTTTKECDVSLPKFSIKTEYKLAPVLSEMGMTEMFGPRANFTGISESEKLLVSEVAHKATLDVDEAGATATGATGVIMTTTAFSPPIPLKFNRPFVVMIYENDSKNLLFMGKIVNPTL, encoded by the exons ATGTTCTGTCAGCAGAAGACTCGTCCAAACAGGAAG GTCACCATGATGCGCGCAGTCCTGTGTGTCTGGATCTTATCAGCACCGATCTGCATGGGCAGACGGCACTCAGGCACAGACCATGACCATGACCCTGCACATCCCAGTAATACCAGCAGTTTGCCATTGTTCAACAAAGCAAACAACAAGTTTGCCTGCAGTCTGTTCATGAAATTGCTTGCTCAGCCTGAGTCAGAGGGTAAGAATGTCTTCTTCTCACCAAGGAGCGTGTCTATGGCCCTGTCTGCCTTGGCTACAGGGGCAAAGGGGAACACCCACCAACAAATCTTCAGTGGTCTGTTCTACGAGAAACTTGGACTGACACAAAAACATGTAGATCAGTCCTTTCATGACAGCCTTGTTTTCGAAAACGAGACATCCCATGATGTCATCGATGAAGGAACCGCTGTGTTCGTGGATGACAACTTCAAAGTGAAGCCTGAGTTTGAGGAGTCCCTGAAGAAGTTTTACTTTGCAGATGAGTTCAACGTTGACTTCGCCAAATCAGAAGAAGCTGTCAATGAAATCAACAAGTATGTGAATGAAAAGACCCACGGAAAGATAGACCAGTTTCTTACTAGTTTGAGTCGCGACACAATCATGTATCTCCTCAGCTTTATATACTTCAAAG GACAATGGAAAACTGCATTCATACCAGAAAACACAAAGGAGGAGCCATTTTTTGTTAATGCCACCCATCAG GTTCCAGTTCAGATGATGAATGTCATAGATGACTTTGACACCCATTACGTGGACAATATCAGCACGTCTGTCCTACGCCTTCCCTTCAGTGACTCTTTCTCCATGTTGCTGCTGCTGCCTGAAAATATGGCTAAACTGGAGAAAGAAGCCCTGTGTCAACACAGCTTCACCGAATGTCTACAAAAAACAACCACAAA agagtgTGATGTATCTCTTCCCAAATTCTCCATCAAGACTGAGTACAAGCTGGCACCCGTGTTGAGTGAAATGGGAATGACAGAGATGTTTGGTCCTCGAGCAAATTTTACTGGCATCTCAGAGTCTGAGAAACTGCTTGTCTCAGAG GTTGCCCATAAAGCCACTCTCGATGTTGATGAGGCCGGAGCCACCGCTACAGGTGCCACAGGCGTGATCATGACAACTACGGCTTTCAGTCCTCCCATTCCACTGAAATTCAATCGACCATTTGTGGTCATGATATATGAAAATGATTCAAAAAATCTCCTATTTATGGGCAAGATTGTGAACCCAACTCTCTGA